The following are encoded together in the Halopseudomonas salegens genome:
- the gloA gene encoding lactoylglutathione lyase, with translation MRILHTMLRVGDLEKSIAFYTEVLGMTLLRRKDYPEGRFTLAFVGYGNEAEHAVLELTHNWDTEHYDLGNGYGHIAIEVLDVYKACEQIRAAGGKITREAGPMKHGQRILAFVEDPDGYKIELLSAQP, from the coding sequence ATGCGTATTCTTCACACCATGCTTCGAGTCGGCGATCTGGAAAAATCCATCGCTTTCTATACCGAGGTGCTCGGTATGACCCTGTTACGCCGCAAGGATTATCCCGAAGGACGCTTTACGCTGGCTTTTGTCGGTTACGGCAATGAGGCCGAGCACGCGGTGCTGGAACTGACGCACAACTGGGATACCGAGCATTACGACCTGGGTAACGGCTACGGGCATATTGCTATCGAGGTGCTGGACGTTTATAAAGCTTGTGAACAGATTCGTGCGGCTGGCGGCAAGATAACCCGTGAAGCCGGGCCGATGAAACATGGTCAGCGAATTCTGGCATTCGTGGAAGACCCTGACGGGTACAAGATAGAGCTGCTCTCTGCACAACCTTGA
- a CDS encoding nitrate- and nitrite sensing domain-containing protein — MSPLLLPVLVVVLLLAILWHYSRVRRQRGIWRERERALEQILLLRELLEQMQRHRGLMFGVMSGEQSLANQRWTIYQQVGQLLKRALAHESSLFWYASWHHMQSLWEDIDVEHEHATAEQVLTWHNRLIVHLLDTITAIAERHDLVRFGQLAANGDGHWFELLQNTELLGRARAIGTGIAARRQNTAMQREELLRLGRRISDEAYLVLARLHAEPELRLSVASAVREAEESLDRLVALIETLLQADHHLKSSSYFTIATQAISAQYALADILLERLAREYGLLKTPSAGRDSANA, encoded by the coding sequence ATGAGTCCACTGTTGCTGCCAGTACTAGTCGTTGTTCTGTTGCTCGCCATTCTCTGGCATTACAGCCGGGTGCGGCGTCAGCGCGGAATCTGGCGTGAGCGCGAACGGGCGTTGGAGCAGATTCTGCTGTTGCGAGAATTGCTTGAACAGATGCAGCGCCATCGTGGGCTGATGTTCGGTGTCATGTCTGGTGAGCAAAGCCTGGCCAATCAGCGCTGGACCATCTACCAGCAAGTCGGGCAGCTGCTCAAACGGGCATTGGCGCACGAGTCTTCCTTGTTCTGGTATGCCTCCTGGCACCACATGCAAAGCCTGTGGGAAGACATTGACGTCGAACATGAGCACGCGACTGCGGAACAGGTCCTGACCTGGCATAACCGTTTGATTGTCCATCTGCTGGATACCATCACGGCGATTGCCGAGCGGCATGACCTGGTGCGCTTCGGACAACTGGCTGCCAATGGCGACGGCCACTGGTTTGAACTTCTGCAGAATACCGAGCTGCTCGGACGGGCCCGGGCCATTGGTACCGGGATTGCCGCGCGTCGACAGAATACCGCCATGCAGCGTGAAGAATTGCTGCGTCTGGGGCGACGCATCAGTGATGAGGCGTATCTGGTGCTGGCGCGTTTGCATGCTGAACCGGAGCTGCGGCTGTCAGTGGCCAGCGCAGTGCGCGAAGCCGAAGAGTCACTGGACCGGTTGGTCGCATTGATTGAAACCCTGTTGCAGGCAGACCATCACCTGAAATCATCCAGTTATTTTACTATCGCGACTCAGGCCATCAGTGCCCAGTACGCACTGGCGGATATCTTGCTTGAGCGACTGGCGCGGGAGTATGGTTTGCTCAAGACGCCCTCAGCCGGGCGTGATTCCGCGAATGCGTGA
- a CDS encoding deoxyguanosinetriphosphate triphosphohydrolase, with amino-acid sequence MDWETLLCRERLGKPVASTDELGRTPFHKDHDRVIFSGAFRRLGKKTQVHPVSSNDHIHTRLTHSLEVGCVGRSLGMRVAEMLRNELPHWCQPADIGVIVQAACLAHDIGNPPYGHSGEDAIRHWFKQAANQGWLDPLSEAERADLMSFEGNAQGFRVLTQLEYHQFEGGMRLTYATLGAYLKYPWTARHADSAGYKKHKFGCYQAEYPLLEQITDKLGLPLQEEQCWARHPLVYLVEAADDICYALIDLEDGLEMELLDYHEVEQPLLALVGDDLPETYRQLGADDSTRRKLAILRGKAIEHLVNAAAEAFIIQQPALLAGKLQGDLVEHMHPAARDCVLTAKQMARERIFQDKRKTLHEIGAYSTLETLLDAFCGAVNELHTGQSLSFKHRRILDLMGNNAPREDWGRYRCYLRVVDFIAGMTDLYAADMASRIRGITPG; translated from the coding sequence ATGGATTGGGAAACCTTGTTATGCCGCGAGCGCCTGGGCAAACCGGTCGCCAGCACCGACGAATTGGGCCGCACCCCCTTTCACAAGGACCATGATCGGGTCATTTTCTCCGGCGCTTTCCGCCGCCTGGGCAAGAAAACCCAGGTACATCCGGTATCCAGTAACGATCATATTCATACTCGCCTGACGCACAGCCTGGAAGTCGGCTGCGTCGGACGCTCTCTGGGAATGCGCGTGGCCGAGATGTTGCGCAATGAGTTGCCGCACTGGTGTCAACCGGCCGATATTGGCGTTATCGTCCAGGCGGCCTGCCTCGCCCATGACATTGGCAACCCGCCCTACGGCCACTCCGGCGAAGATGCGATTCGTCACTGGTTCAAACAGGCCGCCAACCAGGGCTGGCTGGACCCACTGAGCGAAGCCGAGCGCGCCGACCTGATGAGCTTTGAAGGCAATGCGCAGGGCTTCAGGGTACTGACACAACTGGAATACCATCAGTTTGAGGGGGGGATGCGCCTGACCTACGCAACCCTGGGCGCCTACCTGAAGTACCCCTGGACTGCCAGACATGCTGACAGTGCCGGCTACAAGAAGCACAAGTTCGGCTGCTATCAGGCTGAATATCCTCTGCTTGAGCAAATCACCGACAAACTCGGCCTGCCCTTGCAGGAAGAACAGTGCTGGGCTCGCCATCCCCTGGTCTATCTGGTGGAAGCTGCCGACGATATCTGTTACGCCCTGATTGATCTGGAAGATGGCCTGGAAATGGAGTTGCTGGATTACCACGAGGTCGAGCAACCGCTACTGGCTCTGGTGGGCGACGACTTGCCGGAAACCTATCGCCAGTTGGGAGCGGACGATTCAACCCGACGCAAGCTGGCCATATTGCGCGGCAAAGCGATCGAACACCTGGTCAACGCCGCAGCCGAAGCTTTCATCATCCAGCAACCGGCTTTATTGGCCGGCAAGTTACAGGGCGACCTGGTAGAGCACATGCATCCCGCCGCACGTGATTGCGTCCTGACGGCGAAGCAGATGGCACGGGAACGGATTTTTCAGGACAAGCGCAAAACCCTGCATGAAATCGGTGCCTACAGCACCCTGGAAACCCTGCTGGATGCCTTCTGCGGTGCCGTCAATGAGCTGCATACCGGGCAATCACTGAGTTTCAAGCACCGCCGCATACTGGACCTGATGGGCAACAATGCGCCCCGGGAGGACTGGGGCCGCTATCGCTGTTATCTGCGGGTAGTGGATTTTATTGCCGGCATGACTGATCTTTATGCGGCAGATATGGCCTCACGCATTCGCGGAATCACGCCCGGCTGA
- a CDS encoding glutaredoxin family protein: MSAPVVLTLYGTSACHLCDAAMSALEPLKGNGVHVHVVDISEDPLLLERYQLRIPVLQRTDNGAELDFPFDLPQVMAWLQDILQEGR, from the coding sequence ATGAGTGCTCCAGTTGTATTGACCTTGTACGGAACCTCAGCCTGCCACCTGTGTGACGCGGCCATGAGCGCGCTTGAGCCACTCAAGGGCAATGGTGTACACGTGCATGTCGTGGACATCAGTGAAGACCCGCTGCTGCTGGAACGCTATCAGCTGCGCATTCCGGTTCTGCAGCGTACCGATAATGGTGCCGAGCTAGATTTTCCGTTTGACTTGCCGCAGGTCATGGCCTGGCTTCAGGATATCCTGCAGGAAGGGCGCTGA
- a CDS encoding YcgN family cysteine cluster protein, which translates to MADLTQPFWQRKTLDEMEPEEWEALCDGCGLCCLQKLEDEDQPGAVYYTDIACQLLDHKSCQCSDYPGRKAKVPDCVQLTPADAAEFAWLPPTCAYRLLAEGDELPFWHYLLCGDPREVHRQGISRAGRMLAESAIADDDWEERIIFRVG; encoded by the coding sequence ATGGCAGACTTGACCCAACCCTTCTGGCAGCGCAAGACCCTGGACGAGATGGAGCCGGAGGAGTGGGAGGCACTGTGCGATGGTTGCGGCCTGTGTTGCCTGCAGAAACTCGAAGACGAGGATCAGCCCGGGGCCGTTTATTACACAGACATTGCATGCCAGTTGCTTGACCACAAGAGCTGCCAGTGCAGTGACTATCCCGGGCGCAAGGCCAAAGTACCGGACTGTGTACAGCTGACGCCGGCCGATGCTGCAGAGTTTGCCTGGTTGCCTCCCACCTGCGCCTACCGGCTGTTGGCAGAGGGCGACGAATTGCCGTTCTGGCATTACCTGCTCTGCGGTGACCCTCGCGAGGTGCATCGGCAGGGTATTTCTCGGGCTGGCCGTATGTTGGCGGAAAGCGCGATCGCGGACGATGACTGGGAAGAGCGCATCATTTTTCGCGTTGGCTGA
- a CDS encoding MlaA family lipoprotein, which yields MRRTANGFCCIAVLLLGLLPASLVAEQQPTEPTTPAFRDPLQELDIEYNTNDWEFERSSLLALDVYDPFEIINRRTYRFNARFDEYIYLPALEGYRTVTPRPVRQGVSNVFNNLADIPHLANSTLQGQGEKAMRTTARLLLNSTLGIVGIFDVAEKMGLPQEKEDFGQTLANYGVPPGPYLVLPLLGPSTLRDTSGLAVDWSIEDRVNYLGSRDTMNQHSWPYGLYALDLRKQNGFRYGALDSPFEYDQVRYLYIKLRELQTRN from the coding sequence ATGAGACGAACAGCAAACGGGTTCTGCTGCATTGCTGTGCTGCTCCTTGGCTTGCTGCCAGCCAGTCTGGTCGCCGAGCAACAACCCACCGAGCCAACCACGCCCGCGTTCCGCGACCCTCTGCAGGAACTGGATATCGAATACAACACCAACGACTGGGAATTCGAACGTTCCAGCTTGCTCGCACTGGATGTTTACGACCCGTTTGAAATCATCAACCGCCGCACCTACCGGTTCAATGCCCGTTTCGACGAGTACATCTATTTGCCTGCGCTGGAGGGCTATCGCACGGTCACGCCCAGGCCCGTCAGACAGGGTGTCTCCAATGTATTCAACAATCTGGCCGATATTCCTCATCTGGCCAACAGCACGCTGCAGGGTCAGGGCGAGAAAGCCATGCGGACCACCGCCAGATTGTTGCTGAACAGCACACTTGGCATAGTGGGTATTTTTGACGTGGCAGAGAAAATGGGCTTGCCGCAGGAGAAAGAGGATTTCGGTCAGACCCTGGCCAATTATGGCGTGCCGCCAGGACCATATCTGGTATTGCCATTGCTGGGCCCATCAACCCTGCGCGATACCAGCGGCCTGGCCGTTGACTGGTCGATTGAGGATCGGGTCAATTACCTTGGCAGTCGTGACACCATGAACCAACACTCATGGCCTTACGGGCTCTATGCCCTGGATCTGCGCAAGCAGAACGGTTTTCGTTATGGCGCCCTGGACAGCCCTTTCGAATACGATCAGGTGCGTTACCTGTATATCAAGCTACGGGAACTGCAAACGCGAAACTAG
- a CDS encoding ABC transporter ATP-binding protein, with translation MFRWFERRLDPFPAGEPGEPPRTLLAFCLHYTRGAWPALIMAALLMAAIALIEVWLFSFLGNIVDWLSEQNRETFLQNEGGMLWLMGFVVLGLLPLLILFNALFSHQTLMGNYPMRIRWLVHRYLLRQSMGFYQDEFAGRIATKLMQTALAVRECVIKLIDVLNYVGVYFIGTLLVVGLADWRLMLPLLVWLFGYVVLMRHFVPLLGKVAERQADARSLMTGRIVDSYTNIQTVKLFSHAQRESSYAREGMQDFMHTVYRQMRLVTLVYTLLYVLNALLLAAVTGLAIWLWLQEAVSVGAVAVAVGLVLRLWGMSQWIMWELSALFENIGTVQDGINTISQPHLVDDAENACPLKVGQGAIRFEQVDFHYGKGSGVLEKFDLDIRPGEKIGLVGRSGAGKSTLVNLLLRFYDLEGGRILIDGQDISQVTQESLRANIGMVTQDTALLHRSVRENIAYGRPEASQTQIELAARRAQADQFIPDLRDAANREGYEAHVGERGVKLSGGQRQRIAIARVMLKDAPILILDEATSALDSDVEAAIQGTLDQLMEGKTVIAIAHRLSTIAAMDRLIVLDEGRIIEQGTHAELLAHNGLYARLWARQSGGFLAEEIQ, from the coding sequence ATGTTCCGCTGGTTTGAACGTCGCCTTGACCCCTTCCCTGCTGGAGAACCCGGCGAGCCACCGCGCACCCTGTTAGCCTTTTGCCTGCACTACACCCGTGGAGCCTGGCCGGCACTGATCATGGCCGCCTTGCTGATGGCTGCAATCGCACTGATCGAAGTCTGGCTATTCAGTTTTCTCGGCAATATTGTCGATTGGCTGAGTGAGCAGAACCGGGAAACCTTCTTGCAGAATGAAGGCGGGATGTTGTGGCTGATGGGGTTTGTGGTGCTTGGCCTGTTGCCCTTGCTCATCCTCTTCAATGCTCTGTTCAGCCACCAGACGCTGATGGGCAATTATCCGATGCGTATCCGCTGGCTGGTGCACCGCTATCTGTTGCGCCAGTCGATGGGGTTTTACCAGGACGAATTTGCCGGTCGCATCGCCACCAAACTGATGCAAACCGCGCTGGCGGTGCGCGAGTGCGTGATCAAGCTGATCGACGTGCTAAACTACGTCGGTGTCTATTTTATCGGCACTTTGCTGGTGGTCGGGCTGGCCGACTGGCGTCTGATGCTGCCCCTGCTTGTCTGGTTGTTTGGTTATGTTGTGCTGATGCGGCACTTTGTGCCCTTGCTGGGCAAGGTGGCCGAGCGCCAGGCAGACGCTCGCTCGCTGATGACCGGGCGCATCGTCGATAGCTATACCAATATCCAGACCGTCAAGCTCTTCTCCCATGCCCAGCGCGAGTCGAGCTATGCCCGTGAAGGCATGCAGGATTTCATGCACACCGTTTACCGACAGATGCGTCTGGTTACCCTGGTGTACACCCTGCTCTACGTCCTCAACGCCTTGCTGTTGGCAGCGGTAACCGGGCTGGCCATCTGGTTGTGGTTGCAGGAGGCCGTCAGCGTGGGTGCCGTCGCCGTAGCCGTCGGCCTGGTCTTGCGCCTGTGGGGTATGTCGCAATGGATCATGTGGGAGCTGTCGGCCCTGTTCGAAAACATCGGTACCGTTCAGGATGGCATCAATACCATCTCGCAACCGCATCTGGTCGATGATGCAGAAAATGCCTGCCCGCTCAAGGTTGGCCAGGGTGCCATTCGTTTCGAACAGGTTGATTTTCATTACGGCAAAGGCAGTGGGGTACTGGAAAAGTTTGATCTGGACATCCGTCCCGGAGAAAAAATCGGTCTGGTCGGCCGCTCTGGCGCGGGTAAATCAACGCTGGTCAACCTCTTGCTGCGCTTCTATGATCTCGAAGGTGGCCGCATCCTGATTGATGGTCAGGACATCAGTCAGGTTACCCAGGAGTCCTTGCGCGCAAATATCGGCATGGTGACCCAGGATACCGCGCTCCTGCATCGCTCCGTACGCGAGAACATTGCCTACGGCCGCCCGGAGGCCAGTCAGACCCAGATCGAACTAGCCGCCCGGCGTGCCCAGGCTGATCAGTTCATTCCCGATTTGCGCGATGCCGCCAACCGTGAAGGCTATGAGGCACATGTGGGTGAACGTGGCGTCAAGCTGTCCGGCGGTCAACGCCAGCGTATTGCAATTGCCCGGGTAATGCTGAAGGATGCACCCATACTGATCCTCGACGAAGCCACCTCGGCTCTGGACTCGGATGTTGAAGCGGCCATTCAAGGCACGCTTGACCAGCTCATGGAGGGCAAAACAGTGATTGCCATAGCACACCGCCTGTCGACTATTGCCGCCATGGACCGCCTGATCGTACTCGACGAGGGGCGCATCATCGAACAGGGCACGCATGCCGAATTGCTCGCCCACAACGGCCTGTATGCCCGCCTGTGGGCACGCCAGTCCGGGGGCTTTCTCGCCGAGGAAATCCAGTGA
- a CDS encoding NAD(+) kinase — protein MEQFRNIGLIGRLGSGKVVDTLKRLKRFLLDSGHTVILEDAVAELMPGHNLQVCSRKMMGEICDLVIVVGGDGSLLGAARALCRYNVPVLGVNRGGLGFLTDISPDELEARVGRVLAGEYMMETRFLLDAIVRRDEEQLGSSEALNDVVLHPGKSARMIEFELHIDGQFVYSQKSDGLIVATPTGSTAYSLSAGGPIMHPKLEAVVLVPMFPHTLSSRPIVVDSNSELKIIVSKQSGIYPQVSCDGQVHITCAPGDSLTIRKKPHKLRLLHPLDHNFYGICREKLGWSSRLTEG, from the coding sequence ATGGAGCAGTTTCGCAATATCGGCCTGATTGGTCGTCTCGGCAGCGGCAAGGTGGTGGATACCCTCAAGCGGCTGAAACGCTTTCTGCTCGACAGCGGGCACACCGTGATCCTTGAAGATGCGGTGGCCGAGCTGATGCCTGGCCACAACCTGCAGGTCTGCTCCCGCAAGATGATGGGCGAAATCTGTGATCTGGTGATTGTGGTTGGCGGTGACGGCAGCCTGCTCGGGGCAGCGCGGGCGCTGTGTCGTTACAATGTGCCGGTCTTGGGCGTCAACCGCGGTGGGCTCGGCTTTCTGACCGATATTTCACCGGATGAGCTGGAAGCCCGCGTTGGCCGGGTACTGGCTGGCGAATACATGATGGAAACCCGTTTTCTGCTGGATGCCATTGTGCGCCGTGACGAGGAGCAGTTGGGCAGCAGTGAAGCCCTGAATGATGTGGTACTGCATCCAGGCAAATCGGCACGGATGATCGAGTTCGAGCTGCATATCGATGGTCAGTTCGTATACAGCCAGAAATCCGATGGCCTGATTGTCGCCACTCCCACCGGCTCAACCGCTTATTCCCTGTCTGCCGGTGGGCCAATCATGCACCCCAAGCTGGAAGCCGTGGTACTGGTGCCGATGTTTCCGCATACCCTGTCCAGCCGGCCAATCGTGGTCGATAGCAACAGCGAGCTGAAAATCATCGTTTCCAAGCAAAGCGGCATCTACCCGCAGGTCAGTTGTGATGGTCAGGTGCACATCACCTGTGCACCCGGCGACAGCCTGACTATCCGCAAGAAGCCACACAAGCTGCGACTGCTGCATCCTCTGGATCACAATTTTTACGGTATCTGTCGGGAAAAACTGGGCTGGTCCAGTCGTTTGACGGAGGGCTGA
- a CDS encoding metallophosphoesterase translates to MSSTTAVQGYDIIGDVHGCGQTLQRLLAQMGYRCLSGVWQHPQRKALFLGDIIDRGPRIRESLHLVRDMVEAGHAQCIMGNHEFNALAWSTQAPPGSGQQFVREHNERNYRQIGETLQQFAAWPDEWTEFLDWFYQLPLLLDLGDFRLVHACWDQGLITPFINQYPDACIDRDFVRNAVEADSFAAQVLDRLLRGTDMRLPHGMTMTGKDGFTRAFFRTKFWEEDPQTYGDIVFQPDGLPEDIAARPLSATQKAELLVYGADQPILFVGHYWQQGKPHPIRPNLACLDYSAVKYGKLVAYRWQGEQHLERDHFVWVDVPRLA, encoded by the coding sequence ATGTCCTCTACGACAGCCGTCCAGGGTTACGACATCATTGGCGATGTACATGGTTGCGGGCAGACGCTGCAACGCTTGCTGGCACAAATGGGCTATCGTTGCCTGTCTGGAGTCTGGCAGCACCCCCAACGCAAGGCCTTGTTTCTGGGAGATATTATTGATCGCGGACCGCGTATTCGCGAGTCACTGCATCTGGTGCGCGATATGGTTGAAGCGGGGCATGCCCAGTGCATTATGGGCAACCATGAGTTCAATGCTCTGGCCTGGTCTACCCAGGCGCCACCAGGCAGTGGCCAGCAATTTGTCCGTGAGCACAATGAGCGCAATTACCGGCAGATTGGTGAAACGCTGCAACAGTTTGCCGCCTGGCCGGATGAATGGACCGAATTTCTCGACTGGTTCTACCAGCTGCCGCTGTTGCTTGATCTGGGCGATTTCCGGCTGGTCCATGCCTGTTGGGATCAGGGCTTGATAACCCCGTTCATCAACCAGTATCCGGATGCCTGTATCGATCGTGATTTTGTGCGCAATGCCGTCGAGGCCGACAGTTTTGCCGCTCAGGTGCTTGATCGCCTGTTGCGTGGTACCGACATGCGCCTGCCGCACGGCATGACCATGACCGGGAAAGATGGGTTTACCCGCGCTTTTTTCCGCACCAAATTCTGGGAGGAAGATCCGCAAACCTATGGTGATATCGTTTTTCAACCGGACGGGTTGCCGGAAGATATTGCGGCTAGACCCTTGAGCGCCACTCAAAAAGCCGAGCTTCTGGTCTACGGGGCTGACCAGCCGATTCTGTTCGTTGGACATTATTGGCAACAAGGCAAGCCGCACCCGATACGCCCCAATCTTGCCTGTCTGGATTACAGTGCAGTCAAATATGGCAAACTGGTCGCTTATCGCTGGCAGGGCGAGCAGCACCTGGAACGTGACCACTTTGTCTGGGTCGATGTGCCGCGACTGGCCTGA
- a CDS encoding rhomboid family intramembrane serine protease, whose translation MIPALKRPIEEDLSQLARFLRSRGVVHRIAEEGTQQVVWAVDEADAQIIRALYQDGVPEVAEQAPAARRGATAWQRTLQHIPMTLGVLAITALVAVLSRLGSDASVLIPLTFTPVTPEGYLAAYPDMTQWWRLITPIFIHFGMLHLAFNALWYWELGRRIEIRSGSLFLLGVTLLFALVSNTSQWLFGAPGLFGGLSGVLYGLLGYCWLYQWLCPNVHFDLPKGVVVLMLVWLVLCLSGLVSMLGFGAIANAAHVGGLVIGGLAGLVAGGLQRQRQSG comes from the coding sequence ATGATTCCTGCGCTAAAACGTCCGATTGAAGAAGATCTAAGCCAGTTGGCGCGTTTTCTGCGCAGCCGGGGGGTGGTGCACCGGATTGCCGAGGAGGGCACCCAACAGGTAGTCTGGGCTGTCGACGAGGCGGATGCCCAGATTATTCGCGCGCTCTACCAGGACGGCGTCCCCGAGGTGGCTGAGCAGGCTCCGGCTGCAAGGCGCGGTGCGACTGCATGGCAGCGAACGCTGCAACACATACCGATGACCCTGGGTGTGCTGGCTATCACCGCGCTGGTAGCGGTTCTCAGTCGCCTGGGAAGTGATGCCAGTGTGCTGATTCCGCTTACCTTTACGCCGGTGACGCCGGAGGGGTATCTCGCCGCCTACCCGGATATGACCCAGTGGTGGCGACTGATTACGCCGATCTTCATTCACTTCGGCATGTTGCATCTGGCCTTCAATGCGCTCTGGTACTGGGAGCTTGGTCGACGCATCGAGATTCGCTCCGGCAGCCTGTTCCTGCTCGGCGTGACCCTGCTGTTTGCGCTGGTATCCAATACCAGCCAGTGGCTGTTTGGCGCGCCGGGTCTGTTTGGCGGCCTGTCCGGCGTGCTCTACGGCTTGCTCGGGTATTGCTGGTTGTACCAGTGGCTGTGCCCGAACGTGCATTTTGATTTGCCCAAGGGCGTAGTGGTGCTGATGCTGGTGTGGTTGGTGCTCTGCCTCAGTGGCCTGGTTAGCATGCTCGGTTTTGGCGCCATCGCCAATGCGGCGCATGTGGGTGGCCTGGTTATCGGCGGACTGGCGGGCCTGGTTGCCGGCGGCCTGCAACGCCAGCGGCAATCGGGCTGA
- a CDS encoding YeaC family protein produces MTSFIDMLRNITPEIYASLKQAVEIGKWPDGRKLTGEQKELCLQAMIAWETDNLPEEERTGYMGPQGCKSKEKEVPNILFSTGSETLH; encoded by the coding sequence ATGACGAGCTTTATCGACATGCTGCGCAACATTACCCCCGAGATTTATGCCAGCCTCAAGCAGGCGGTCGAGATCGGGAAATGGCCGGATGGCCGCAAGCTGACTGGTGAGCAAAAGGAATTGTGTTTGCAGGCAATGATTGCCTGGGAAACGGATAACCTGCCGGAAGAAGAGCGCACCGGCTATATGGGGCCGCAGGGCTGCAAATCGAAGGAAAAAGAGGTGCCCAATATTCTGTTTTCAACCGGTTCGGAAACCCTGCACTGA
- a CDS encoding DUF2797 domain-containing protein: MALLQASGAVRKMVGSLAEPVAYQLPIGDERVPMNEWLGKTVSLRALGDIHCVHCGRRTKKSFNQGYCYPCFKKLAQCDTCIMSPEKCHYAEGTCREPAWGEQFCMTEHIVYLANSSGLKVGITRASQVPTRWIDQGASQALPILRVATRQQSGLVEDLIRQQVADKTNWRTLLKGEPPQLDMLAERDRLLGPAAEGIAELQQRFGLQAIQPLPDAETLNINYPVLEYATKPQSANLDKEPLLEGTLLGIKGQYLLLDTAVINIRKYTAYSLSVSVS, encoded by the coding sequence ATGGCCTTGTTGCAAGCCAGCGGCGCAGTTCGCAAGATGGTGGGGAGCCTGGCAGAGCCTGTGGCCTATCAGCTGCCGATTGGCGATGAACGGGTGCCAATGAACGAGTGGCTGGGCAAAACGGTCAGCCTCAGAGCGCTGGGCGACATTCATTGCGTGCACTGCGGCCGACGCACCAAAAAAAGTTTCAATCAGGGCTACTGCTACCCATGCTTCAAAAAGCTCGCCCAATGCGATACCTGCATCATGAGCCCGGAAAAGTGTCACTATGCCGAAGGTACCTGCCGTGAACCCGCCTGGGGCGAGCAGTTCTGCATGACCGAGCATATTGTGTATCTGGCCAACTCCTCCGGACTCAAGGTCGGCATTACCCGGGCCAGCCAGGTTCCCACGCGCTGGATCGATCAGGGCGCCAGCCAGGCCTTGCCGATTCTGCGTGTGGCAACGCGTCAGCAATCCGGCCTGGTCGAAGACCTGATACGTCAGCAGGTAGCTGACAAGACCAATTGGCGCACCCTGCTCAAGGGGGAACCACCGCAACTGGACATGCTGGCTGAGCGTGATCGCTTGCTGGGTCCGGCCGCAGAGGGTATTGCCGAGCTGCAACAGCGGTTCGGTTTGCAGGCAATCCAGCCGCTGCCGGATGCTGAAACACTGAATATCAATTACCCGGTGCTGGAATATGCCACCAAGCCGCAGTCGGCCAATCTGGACAAGGAACCGCTGCTGGAAGGCACCTTGCTCGGCATCAAGGGCCAGTATCTGTTGCTGGATACCGCTGTTATCAATATTCGCAAGTACACGGCCTACAGCCTGTCGGTCAGTGTCAGTTAA